Below is a window of Verrucomicrobiia bacterium DNA.
TTCGGCGCATTCTGGTTGCCCGCGAGAATGGCGACCTTGCCCTTGCCCCCGAGTTGCTTGGCCAATTCCGACATTACCTGTTCGCCACTCGCCACGTCGTCTACGCCATAAAATGCAAACCGCTTGGATTGCGGCGCGTCGCTATCGAATGTCATCACCGGCACGCCGCGCGCCGCCGCGTCGTTGATTGCGCCAGTGAGCTTCGCGGCGTCGGAACAGGAAATCACGATCGCGTCATCGCCTTCATTGACCGCTTGAGCAATGCGCTGGGCCTGCACCTGGCCGTCCTCCGCGGGCGGCGTGCGCCAATCGATCACAATGTCGATGTTATACTTGGCGGACAGTTCCTTCGCCGCCGCTTCCGCACCGGTGCGTGCCGAGAGGAACACGGGGTTGGTGGAACTCTTCGCGATGAGCGCGATCTTGATGGTCTTCTTTGCCTGCGCGAAGCTGCTGGCAACCGCCAGCGCCGCCACGCAGCCCACCACGATGAATGCTTTACCGAGTCTGTTCATGATTTCCTCCGGTTCCTATACTTTCATTAGACGTTTTGCCGTTAGTCGCGTATTCAATTGATCGAGCACCACCGCAACCACAATCGCGCAGCCGATGATGATCCATTCGTAATTCTGGTCGAAATGCAATTGGCGGATCGCCTGCCGAATCAGCACGATGAGGATCGCGCCCAGCATGGCGTTGATCGCGCTGCCTTTGCCGCCGCTCAGGCTCGCGCCGCCGACCACCGCCGAAGCGATCACATACAACTCGTACCCCGTTGCATCCCCGCATGTCGCCGAGCCATAATAACTGATGCCCACATATGCCGCGATGCCGGCCGTCAGGCCCGACAGCGCGTACACGCCGATAAGAATTCTTCCCAACCGCAGCCCTGAGTAGCGGCTTGCCTCCGCATTGCCGCCAATCGCGTAGATGTGCCGGCCCATCACCGTTCGCGACAGGTAAACCGCCCCGAGCGCCGTGACCGCGATCATCACCAGCATCGGCACGGGATAAAGGGCCGAGTCCGAGCCAAAGGTCGTCTTGACCACGCTGGTCAGCGCGTCCGGCACGAGGATGCTTTCCGCCTTGCTCGTGACGAACGCAATGCCCCGAAGCACCCACATCATCCCAAGGGTAATGATGAACGGATGGACCCGCAGCCCGACCACCATCGCGCCGTTGGCCAGCCCGCACAGCAGACCGATCCCCAGGCACAACGTCAATGCCGCCACCACGGTCACAAACGGGTTCGAGAATTGCCACGACCGCAACGCCAGCGCCATCGTTGTCCCCGCCAGCGCATAAATGGAGCCTACGGACAGATCGATGCCGCCCGAGATGATCACCATCGTCGCCCCGACCGCCATGATCGCGAAGAAACTCGCGTCCGTCGCCGTCTGCGTGAGCGTGTAGAAATTGAGGAAATTGTTGACCGACCGCCCCGTCATGCGGTCCACGTGCGACCCGGCAAAAACGGTCAGCACGGCTCCCAATAGCAGGATCACCAATATCAAACCAGACTGCTGGGCATTGAAAACGCGGCGAATCGTCGGGTGCATGAAAATCCGCCGCCAGAGTAGCGGCCTGACCGCAAATTGCAAGCATTGGGCTCATAGCGTTGGGCGACTCATCTGCGTCCTTCTCCAATCGCATTTTCGGACTGTAGCCGAAGCGTAAGCTTTGGTGCTGGCGATGCAGCAACTTAAACACGGCCGCTTATCCACGTTCTTTCCCTTGGTCTGTCACTCTGCTCCTGGTCCGCCATAGCTCGAAGAGCGACGGCGGAAGCGTCCGATGGCTTGATTTCCCTGTTAAACGAAGCCCGAAAGCCGTCACCAACCCTCAAAATACCCCTCCCGGTGGGTTCGTTTTCCAGAACGAACCCACCGAATTCTTGGCAAGATTTCCGCCATAACTTCCTCGTGCTGTGGGCAGTACATCAAAAAATCTCCCAAAAATCGGTGGGTTCGTTTGGTAGAATGGCATGTTTGATGCGCCCCTATATTCCTCGTGGGAGCGACTTGCAGCGATCCCCCCGCGGCCGCCGCTGTAGCCGAGCTTGCTAAGCGCGGTTCCGCTCACCGCTGGTAAACTTCCGTCCATAAACCAACATGAATCCTAACGCACGCCACCGCATCGTGTCCAGCAAAATTATCAATTAACGATATTTGGACGGAATCCCTTTCCGGGTGTAGCCACCTCTCTCTGAGAGGTGTGGGTTGTACGATGCCAATTCGCTTCTCCGTAGCTTGTCAAATTGACGTTGCATCGTCTTTTCAGCAGGGGGCATAATTGGTACATGACGCAAAAGCAGTTGGTTCTGAATGCCATCAATGACTTGCCCGATGACGCGCCCCTAAGCGACATCGTCGAGCGTGTCGAGTTCCTGGCAGCAGTTCAGAAGGGGTTGGATCAACTCGACCAGGGCCAGGGTATTCCGCACGACGAAGTCAAACGCCAACTGGCTTCATGGCTTGCCAAATAATCTGGTCGCCGGTCACGCTTATGCCTCTTCATTCTATAGCGACCGAATAAACAGCGAAGATTCGAACCGGTCCCGGTTCAGAATTATCAAACGCACCCGTTTCGATATGCTGTTTTGCTTCCTCAAAGGATCTTAGTAGGCAATGCTGGTTCACAGGAATTGTGCCTGCGAAATAGTTGCAAGAAAGGGGCGAACATTCCGGACTTGTGTGAGCTAGGAAAGTTACAACGTCGTATCCCTCAAGCTGCCTTTTGTCGGGAAGTTGAACCGCCGTCTCGAAATCCTTCTCAGGCTCGAAGGTTTGCCATTGCTTTTTCTCCTGATCGAACTCCTGTTCAAAGACTTCGTAATAAAAGAACCGACAGGGCGTGATGTCGATTGAGTGCTCGATTGCCAGTGACCGAATCACTTCCGGAGAATTGAAGAGCCAGAAGCCATTGTGCTTCCAGAAAGGAATATACTCAGTGAAGTTCTCTGATATACATCCACTAACTGAATGAATGTCCTCGAAGCTTCCTTTCTGGAACCCTTCACTCCAGCCGGCAACCTTTTTGGCCATATATCCTGCCGGAATCATTCCAACGCCTTCATGCAGGCATCGTAGGCTTCTGAGTTGGGGGCGTCAATAACCCGGTGCGGAGGCGACGGAGTTCACCCCGCCCGCGTTGACAACACTCCGGTCGTCCGCTAGCCTCATTGCGTTATGATTCGCCGGTACAGCCGCGAGGAGATGCGCGAGATTTGGACGGAGGAGAGCAAGTTCTCCATCTGGCTCCAGATCGAGATTCTCGCATGCGAGGCACGCAAGATTCCCGCAAAAGACCTTGCGACTATCAAGCGCCGCGCGAAATTCGACGTCAAACGCATCGCCGAGATCGAGCGCACGACCAACCACGATGTCGTCGCGTTTACCACCAATGTCGCCGAACACGTCGGCCCGGCTTCGCGTCATATCCACGAAGGGCTCACGTCATCCGATGTTGTCGATACCGCTCTGGCGGTACAAATGGCGCAGTCGGCGGACATTCTCATCGACGACGTGCGCAAACTGCGCACGGTCATCGCGAAGAAGGCGAAGAAATACAAATTCGTCCCCATGGTCGGGCGCACCCACGGCGTCCACGCCGAACCGACCACGTTCGGGTTGAAGATGGCGCTGATGTACGAGGAATTCGGGCGCGCCCTCGAACGGCTCGTGTTGGCCCGCGAAATTGTCGCCGTCGGCAAACTTTCCGGCGCGGTCGGTACCTACGCGCACCTGAGTCCGCGCGTCGAGGCCTACGTCTGCAAGAAACTCGGTCTGGAGGCCGACCCGATTTCCACACAGATCGTCCAGCGCGACCGCCACGCCGAATTCATGAGCGCCATCGCGCTCGTCGGGTGTTCCATCGACCGCTGGGCGTTGGAGTTCCGCCACCTGCAACGCACCGAGGTGCTCGAAGCCGAGGAATTTTTCGCGGAAGGCCAGAAGGGCAGCAGCGCCATGCCGCACAAACGCAACCCGATCACCTGCGAACGGCTCTGCGGTCTCGCCCGCGTCCTGCGCGGCAACGCGCTCGCGGCCATGGAAAACGTCGCCCTCTGGCACGAACGCGACATCTCCCACAGCAGCGTCGAACGCATCATCCTGCCCGACTCAACCACGTTGCTCGACTACATGCTCGTCACGCTCACGAACGTGGTGGACAAGCTGTTGGTCTATCCCGCGCGCATGAAGTCGAATCTCGACCTGAGCAAAGGCCTGATCTATTCGCAAGGCATCCTGCTGGCGCTCACGAAAAAAGGACTGACCCGCGAGAAAGCCTACGCCCTCGTCCAACGCAACGCGATGAAGACGTGGGCCGGCCCCGGGACATTCAAAGATTCCCTGCTCAAAGACGCGGAAGTATTGAAACATCTGACGCGGCGCGAAATCGAAGCCGCGTTCGATCTGAAGATTCATTTACACCAGGTCGACGCCGTCTTTAAGAAAGTCGGGATTAAGTGAAGGCGAAGATCATCGTCATGCCGAAGAAGACAGTGCTCGATCCGCAAGGCAAGACCGTCAAGCACGCGCTCGAATCGATGAACTTCAGCGGCATCAAGGACGTGCGCGTCGGTAAATTCATGGAGATCGAACTCGAGGGTGGCAACAAAGCCGAGTTGCAAAAGAAAATCGACGAAGCCTGCCACAAACTCCTGAGTAATCCGGTCATTGAAGAATACACATTCGAGGTACACGAATAGCACGAAGTAGACACGAAGGACACGAATGGATGACGGGAAGATTCTGTATCGCGAATTGTCTTTCAAGATCATCGGTTGCGCCTTGGATGTTCACAAGGCTCTCGGCCCGGGATTTCCTGAAGCGGTATATGAGCGGGCATTGGAACTGGAGCTCCGAAAGAAGGAACTCGCGTATGAACGCCAAAAGGTATTTCGGGTCACGTATGACGACAAACCAGTTGGCGATTTCCGCGCCGACTTCGTTGTCGATGGCAAGGTGATCCTCGAATTGAAAGCAGTCTCTGAAATGCCGTCGGTTTTTGAACGTCAGTTGCATTCGTATTTGCAGGTCAGCAAGTTGCGGTTGGGCATTCTCGTTAATTTTGGGAAGGGGAAACTTGAATCGAAGCGAATCGTTTATTAGACGATACACGATCTCTGGTCGTTTTCGTGCAATTCGTGTCTCATTCGTGGGGTTCGTGTCATGAAGTTCGGAGTGATACAATTCCCCGGCAGCAATTGCGATCAAGACGCCTATCACGCCTTGGCAGATATTCTTGGCCAACCCACCCGTTACATCTGGCACAAGGATACGACGTTGGGCGATGTTGACTGCGTCGTCGTCCCCGGTGGGTTCAGTTACGGTGACTACCTGCGCACGGGCGCCATCGCGCGTTTCTCGCCGGCGATGAAGGCGGTGATCGCGCATGCGGAGTCGGGTGGCCTCGTGATCGGCATCTGCAACGGTTTTCAGATACTCTGCGAAGCGCATCTGTTGCCCGGCGCGCTGATTCGTAATCGCGGGCTCAAGTTTCGTTGCGAACACGTCCACGTGCGGGTCGAGACGACAAATTCGCCTTTCACCAACGCTGGCCGCAAGGGTCAGGTCTTGCGCATCCCAATCGCGCATGGAGAAGGTAACTATTTCGCCGAGCCCTCTGTAATTGAGCAACTCCAGCGCGAAGACCGCATCCTCCTCCGCTACTGCGCGAAAGACGGCGCGATCACCGCCGCCGCCAACCCGAACGGCTCGCTCGACAACATCGCCGGTATCTGCAACAAAGCCCGCAATGTCTTCGGCCTCATGCCGCACCCCGAACGCGCCAGCGAACTCCTCCTCGGCAGCGAAGACGGACGGCTGATTTTCGAAAGCATTCTGCGCACGCCCGTTCATGCGTAACGCCGTTGTCACTCTTGTCGCGCTGCTCGTTCTCGTTGCGAATGCACACGCGGGTCTCGAAGTGATTCGCAACGTCGAATACGGTAAAGGCGGCGGTCATTCGTTACTGTTGGACATCGTTCGTCCAAATCCTCTGCCCACCAACGCCACGCCCGCCGTCATTTTCATCCACGGAGGCGCGTGGCGAGGTGGCGACAAGAACCATGCACCAACTCGCTTTCTTGCCGAGCGCGGGTACTTCGTGGCGAGCATCAACTACCGGCTCAGTGGCGAAGCGCCCTTCCCGGCCGCGGTCGAAGACTGCAAATGCGCCGTGCGCTGGCTGCGCTCCAACGCCGCGAAATACAACGTCGACCCGGACGGCATCGGCGTGTGGGGCGCATCCGCGGGTGGCCATCTGGCGGAGTTTCTCGGCACGACAACTGACGACCCGCGCTACGAAGGAACTGGCGGCTGGACAAATGCATCGAGTCGGGTCAGCGCGGTGGTGAGCTTCTTCGGGCCGAGCGATTTTACTGCCGGGATCGGTAAGTTTCGAAATGCCGACGGCTCGCGAGGAAATTACGAAGTGGTCAAGTTCCTCGGCGGCCTGCCGGCCGACAAACCCGATGTTTATCGCGATGCGAGTCCCTTGACACACGTCGACAAGATGTCCGCGCCCATGCTGCTCGTGCACGGGGACCAGGATCCGGTCGTGCCGCTGGAGCAGTCCACACGAATGGCGAACGCGCTCCGAGAGGCCGGTGTGAACGTGAAGTTCATTGTCGTTACCAACGGCGTCCATGGTTTTCTTCTCAACCAGGTAATGCCCATCTCACCCAGGCGCGCTGAAATCCAGAAGGCCGTCGTGGAATGGTTCGACACGCATCTAAGGAAATGAAGCGACGGACTTCCACCGAGGATTGGTTGCCGCTGGCGAAAAGCGCAGGAAGCGCAGCGGAGTTGCCCACAGGCGAAGCATTCCGCAGCGAGTGGATCGATTTCCAACGCGGGATTCGTGTCGGCAACATCGAACCGCACGAGCGTATTACGCAGATCCTGAAGTTTCATCTCGAGCAGCGGCACCATACATCCTTTGTGACGGATCGGTGGGGACGCGGCGTCTACTGGCAATGGATTTGTTGGCTGCCGCGCGCCAATCGCGAGGCCAAGCCTGTCTCAAATAAAGTGAATTTCGGTTGCGCCAAGCTCTTCATCTCGGCTGACACCGATACGAAAATCTTCAAGAGCGGCCTGCAAATCGAGCGCGGCTACGCGCAAGGCCCGGATCCGTATCCCGGTTGCCTATTGAAACCCGACTGGGACTGGCATCGCCTCATCAAACAGTGCGCGGCCGGGACTGAACTTGAAAGCGAACTGCGCCGGCTGTTGAAGCGTGAAGGCTTTGTCGTCGAAGTCGGCAACTTCGAAACCAACGCTGTTTTCAATGCGAAGAACTTCAAGTCCGCCCGCCAAATTCGCGACGCGGCGAAGAAATGCCCAAAGCGCGAGTGGGCCGGCCTCCAACTATACTATCCAATGCCCGAGCGCGAAGTGCGCGGCTGTACCGGCTACGAATTGGTCAAGGCGATCTGCGACGTATTCGGCGAAGTTACGCCCGCCATGAATTGCTGTATGACCATCCCGCTAACCCACGCCCCGTCTCAAAGATAGGGGCCATTCAGATGTTTAGGGGCGTCGAGGTGCGATGTGCCCGGAGATAGAGCATCGGATTTCTAAGGCGACCGAGATGATAATCGCAACCACTCCGTTAGCAATCCACTCCGTTTTCGGTCGGCAACTTGTATCCGTATGGATGGATTGCTGATGTTGCCTGCGTTTTGCTGATTTTCCCTATCGAGTTGCTGCGAAAGTTACTACAAGGGGGACAGCAGGATGCCCGACCAGACACCAGCTCCTGTTCACATACCTAGCCCCCCGCAACGGCTCAAGTATCCGGCGCTCACCACTGCTATTCGGCCGAGTCGTCATGAGAAGATGGGGTTGCGCGTCGACTTTCGCGTCCGAAGGCGCTATCGCGCTGCGGGTGATCGCATGTTTATGGCAAATTGAGTCGATAGCCGACGGGCCGACGAATGTGACGTGTTGGACCTGTCCACTGTGAAGTGGCTGCTCGTTGTAGGCCCAAATGGGGCCGGTAATCATTCGCAATGAGAACAAGCTGGCACCACCAGGACCGCGTCGGTAGTAGGTTTTCGTCAGTGTTTTTCAATTGCCCTGAAAGAATGCAAGACCTAACCTGCCAACCACTATGAAGAGGCAAATCCCCATCGATATCGGTAGGGCGTTATTCTCGATCCTGGCTGCCTTGCTTGCCACTCTGAACTGTCAGGGCGACGAAGTGGGAAAGCGTCTTGCCACGATTGATCCTCAATCCGTCTATTTCAGTTCACGGGACAGTTTCTGCAAGTCTCCCTTCGGCGCGGTCACGGCCGACACGAAAATCACCATGCGCCTTCTGGCGAAACAGGGCAGTCTCCAGTCGGTTAGTCTGCAGATCGCGAAAACAACCGTTTTCGGCAATAACAATCGCACCGAGCACGCGAAGTATGCTGATTTCCCAATGGAGAAACAAGGTGTGACCAACGGCCAGGACATATTCGAGACGAGGATTGCTTTGAAAGATCCGGCCCTTTACGGGTATTACTTCAAACTGACCGGCGCGCATGGGGAAAGAGGTTCTTACGGCAACAATACCACCGACGTTAAGGTTCCTTATATGCAGGTCAAGGGCACCGGTGGCATTGGCGAGCTCACGACTTCCGACCCGCCTGTGGCTTATTATTCCCTGACGGTCTACAACCCCAACTTTCAGATGGCCGATTGGACCCGCGATATGGTGATCTACTATATCTTTCCTGACCGGTTCAAGAATGGCAATAAGACCAACGATCCTGTCGTTGGCGTTAGTAAGTTTTACGGGACCAAGAACATCGAATTCCACATCAACTGGTGCGACCCGGAGCCGTACGTGCCAGGCGATGGGAAAAGTGACTCGGAGTATTGCAACGACTTCTACGGAGGAGATCTGGACGGAATTATCCAGAAACTCGATTATCTCCGGGCTCTGGGCGTAAACGTCATCTACATCAATCCCATTTTCCAAGCGCCGTCCAACCATAAGTACGATACTGCGGATTATATGACGATCGATGACAGCTTTGGGACACTTGATACCTTCAAGAGGTTGGTGGCTGAATCGAAAAGGCGCGGTATGCGGATCATTCTCGATACGTCGCTGAATCACTGCGGTTCGGATTCCCTCTACATGGACCGCTACGACAAGTACCATTCCAACGGTGCCTTTGAGAACGAGACCATCCACACCAACTCCCCTTATTATGAGTGGTTCGAGTGGGACCGCGAGGCGAAAAGCCCAGACCAGATGTACAGCCAGTGGGCCAATCCGACGCTTGCCAAGCTAAGAGAAGTCGACTCGTATAAACAATTCGCGTACCGTGGCACGCACTCGGTAATCAAATACTGGCTGTCCTTGGGCATCGGGGGTTGGCGTATGGATGTCACGCCGTGGAAGAGCGATGATTTCTGGAGGGACTGGCGCAAGGGGCTGAAAAAAGACTATCCGGACGCCTTCACCATCGCCGAGGTCTGGTTTGACGCCAGCAAGTATTTCACCGGAGACATGTTCGACAGCACCATGAACTACATCTTCCG
It encodes the following:
- a CDS encoding substrate-binding domain-containing protein, producing MNRLGKAFIVVGCVAALAVASSFAQAKKTIKIALIAKSSTNPVFLSARTGAEAAAKELSAKYNIDIVIDWRTPPAEDGQVQAQRIAQAVNEGDDAIVISCSDAAKLTGAINDAAARGVPVMTFDSDAPQSKRFAFYGVDDVASGEQVMSELAKQLGGKGKVAILAGNQNAPNLRKRADGVKKEAAKYPGIQIVDTFYHIETPQDAAAEVLRVMNAYPDITGWAMIGGWPLFTKTLLTDLDPAKVKVVAVDCLPAELPYIEKGIAPVLLAQPTYKWGHVSVEKVIDKVYLKKDVPAVTRMELVRVSKENLGTWARQLKAWGFTDVPEEYLKLP
- a CDS encoding ABC transporter permease, translated to MHPTIRRVFNAQQSGLILVILLLGAVLTVFAGSHVDRMTGRSVNNFLNFYTLTQTATDASFFAIMAVGATMVIISGGIDLSVGSIYALAGTTMALALRSWQFSNPFVTVVAALTLCLGIGLLCGLANGAMVVGLRVHPFIITLGMMWVLRGIAFVTSKAESILVPDALTSVVKTTFGSDSALYPVPMLVMIAVTALGAVYLSRTVMGRHIYAIGGNAEASRYSGLRLGRILIGVYALSGLTAGIAAYVGISYYGSATCGDATGYELYVIASAVVGGASLSGGKGSAINAMLGAILIVLIRQAIRQLHFDQNYEWIIIGCAIVVAVVLDQLNTRLTAKRLMKV
- the purB gene encoding adenylosuccinate lyase is translated as MIRRYSREEMREIWTEESKFSIWLQIEILACEARKIPAKDLATIKRRAKFDVKRIAEIERTTNHDVVAFTTNVAEHVGPASRHIHEGLTSSDVVDTALAVQMAQSADILIDDVRKLRTVIAKKAKKYKFVPMVGRTHGVHAEPTTFGLKMALMYEEFGRALERLVLAREIVAVGKLSGAVGTYAHLSPRVEAYVCKKLGLEADPISTQIVQRDRHAEFMSAIALVGCSIDRWALEFRHLQRTEVLEAEEFFAEGQKGSSAMPHKRNPITCERLCGLARVLRGNALAAMENVALWHERDISHSSVERIILPDSTTLLDYMLVTLTNVVDKLLVYPARMKSNLDLSKGLIYSQGILLALTKKGLTREKAYALVQRNAMKTWAGPGTFKDSLLKDAEVLKHLTRREIEAAFDLKIHLHQVDAVFKKVGIK
- the purS gene encoding phosphoribosylformylglycinamidine synthase subunit PurS codes for the protein MKAKIIVMPKKTVLDPQGKTVKHALESMNFSGIKDVRVGKFMEIELEGGNKAELQKKIDEACHKLLSNPVIEEYTFEVHE
- a CDS encoding GxxExxY protein, which encodes MDDGKILYRELSFKIIGCALDVHKALGPGFPEAVYERALELELRKKELAYERQKVFRVTYDDKPVGDFRADFVVDGKVILELKAVSEMPSVFERQLHSYLQVSKLRLGILVNFGKGKLESKRIVY
- the purQ gene encoding phosphoribosylformylglycinamidine synthase subunit PurQ; this translates as MKFGVIQFPGSNCDQDAYHALADILGQPTRYIWHKDTTLGDVDCVVVPGGFSYGDYLRTGAIARFSPAMKAVIAHAESGGLVIGICNGFQILCEAHLLPGALIRNRGLKFRCEHVHVRVETTNSPFTNAGRKGQVLRIPIAHGEGNYFAEPSVIEQLQREDRILLRYCAKDGAITAAANPNGSLDNIAGICNKARNVFGLMPHPERASELLLGSEDGRLIFESILRTPVHA
- a CDS encoding alpha/beta hydrolase — encoded protein: MRNAVVTLVALLVLVANAHAGLEVIRNVEYGKGGGHSLLLDIVRPNPLPTNATPAVIFIHGGAWRGGDKNHAPTRFLAERGYFVASINYRLSGEAPFPAAVEDCKCAVRWLRSNAAKYNVDPDGIGVWGASAGGHLAEFLGTTTDDPRYEGTGGWTNASSRVSAVVSFFGPSDFTAGIGKFRNADGSRGNYEVVKFLGGLPADKPDVYRDASPLTHVDKMSAPMLLVHGDQDPVVPLEQSTRMANALREAGVNVKFIVVTNGVHGFLLNQVMPISPRRAEIQKAVVEWFDTHLRK
- a CDS encoding glycoside hydrolase family 13 protein — protein: MKRQIPIDIGRALFSILAALLATLNCQGDEVGKRLATIDPQSVYFSSRDSFCKSPFGAVTADTKITMRLLAKQGSLQSVSLQIAKTTVFGNNNRTEHAKYADFPMEKQGVTNGQDIFETRIALKDPALYGYYFKLTGAHGERGSYGNNTTDVKVPYMQVKGTGGIGELTTSDPPVAYYSLTVYNPNFQMADWTRDMVIYYIFPDRFKNGNKTNDPVVGVSKFYGTKNIEFHINWCDPEPYVPGDGKSDSEYCNDFYGGDLDGIIQKLDYLRALGVNVIYINPIFQAPSNHKYDTADYMTIDDSFGTLDTFKRLVAESKRRGMRIILDTSLNHCGSDSLYMDRYDKYHSNGAFENETIHTNSPYYEWFEWDREAKSPDQMYSQWANPTLAKLREVDSYKQFAYRGTHSVIKYWLSLGIGGWRMDVTPWKSDDFWRDWRKGLKKDYPDAFTIAEVWFDASKYFTGDMFDSTMNYIFRSAALNFTSGGNASFTSDTLEMLRENYPKPVFYRLMNLVSSHDVPRALFELGYTKYGAANYGEMRKRLLLCFALQFTYPGAPTIYYGDEVGMTGGADPMNRGPYPWKEDGCGYGDYSLIDVVKELSRMRHENPVLIDGEVRMLPGDRNILAYERTDGKSRVLVVMNNATEPKTFRADNGNAGWKVLSPVEPTSIGEHGDIIIPATGYLILKAK